In one Buteo buteo chromosome 10, bButBut1.hap1.1, whole genome shotgun sequence genomic region, the following are encoded:
- the KIF14 gene encoding kinesin-like protein KIF14, which yields MPIYTVPARSPSEAQCITTLQKTSSQNTFTSSKVSGQQLKSQVSGEEKDILLSHSQNKTEEVNRTYVISACKKVGDTSTTFKPEGRLTLRRRTGASKKLVSTSERLHAHTIQGMENIQMEKRLALQRRVRTGSIENSKINQNTVPGIENTDSAAQRNYKIALPPNTNNNDTCDIKPSFKLAEGQSSTELQCHPNSKDSLCFLDGLCENDSCTHLKYRTSTADTKLQNKVPKSEQLVTSKYINRISGEQVNEKGNINKLAGRQRLQHFVIKHNSVERPRTPMKGSTEGFKLKPKNSTSRDQPSPSTSNKRTPHLQILAKKKTGVSSSPSLSRSSETKDNAETLAESNSTEKDVFKVENSKVIVAVRVRPFSNREKKENLLPVISMSGSETAVQNPATNQVYSFSYDFSFWSFDKCHPNFASQAMIYKTLAVPLLERAFEGYNTCLFAYGQTGSGKSYTMMGFDEDRGIIPRLCEDLFTQIAQMDKQQILYHLEMSFFEVYNEKIHDLLVFKAESGQKKQPLRVREHPVLGPYVEGLTVNVVSSYSDIQSWLELGNKQRATAATVMNDKSSRSHSVFTLVMTQTKVKLVDEEQCDHRLTSHINLIDLAGSECCSTAQTTGERLKEGVSINKSLLTLGKVISALSKQSQNGKKTFIPYRESVLTWLLKESLGGNSQTAMIATVSPAASSTEETLSTLRYAKQACSIINIAKVNEDVNAKLITELKAEIEKLKAAQKSALNTDPEKYRCYLQEITSLRVKLHQQERDTAEMQRAWKEKFEQAEKRKLEDIKELQKAGIAFKMDNHLPNLVNLNEDPQLSEVLLYMIKEGETTVGRYTPNSKHDIQLSGVLIADDHCVIKNTVGEVSIIPLREAKTYVNGKCILDPTVLHHGDRVILGGDHYFRFNHPVEVQKIKRSSCGTMFLHDSPKDFEFAKNELLIAQRTQLESEIEEARLKAKEEMMQSVQIAKEMVQQELTSQKEAYESKIKSLEAEVREESRKKQIQELNNQKAATKIQELEKAKQNLELELHFSKKRLEMETLATKQALEDHTIHHAKILEALEAEKQKIAEEIRMLQKNRGSGNKTMTIPLSWNSLKLSVMIKEANTISNELGKNTVFCRHDKIDDKTGTVSSVQVQVRNIKLGIATFWSLEKFECKLAAMKELYESNDSNKAADVFYDPADEWEPDLSDASVSSLSRRRSRSFMKSKRISGCLSEIKLQPIQNMQTSCISGSQSKSSICPSFSEPFLPGICKESISSALGLLEQNHEGGKSIADSLLTNLFIIFSGVSAISKAYEQQDEECQENFFSLDHAAQSYSIRIISAFDRLVVLTKLWLNNVQKCPGSIKVDEEIKQEVKNLGGYLQLLLQGCSSDISSMVTEAWSKVNQTVKQTMKYIGHLAVVTRADISFSEENNIPAASLQEFALAIYDGVGSGLEFLVDTVQEKARVVHKELVKQYPQNEIQNRIKDNVVALARLLENNISYCRKKEIQSHLLEQESLYQEIKQSTNIAAKYLELEQCLAEVCQIVSSMLQGSYRNTSPLRTFAEKICVIAGYFNNYFSLFALSSISANKPIQKIPMPFMNLDELDSLVDSLIMNFELEQGQPSLKSQTLCNEATETQGGQVETGEVEFAWKQKGIPKQTHKLQSSPPFPGELSPGRIQWV from the exons atgcctATTTATACAGTTCCTGCGAGAAGCCCCTCTGAGGCACAATGTATTACCACTTTGCAGAAGACTTCTTCGCAGAATACCTTTACCAGCAGCAAGGTGTCTGGGCAGCAACTGAAATCACAGGTgtcaggagaggaaaaggataTTCTACTTTCACATTCTCAGAATAAGACTGAGGAAGTTAATAGGACCTATGTGATTTCAGCCTGTAAAAAAGTGGGTGACACATCAACTACATTTAAACCTGAAGGCAGGTTAACACTCCGGAGGAGAACTGGAGCCAGCAAAAAATTAGTGTCCACTAGTGAACGATTGCATGCACACACAATACAGGGCATGGAAAATATACAAATGGAGAAAAGActtgctctgcagaggcgtGTGAGGACTGGCTCCATAGAGAACAGTAAAATTAATCAGAATACTGTGCCTGGAATAGAAAATACTGACTCTGCTGCACAAAGAAATTACAAGATTGCGCTTCCaccaaatacaaataataatgaTACCTGCGATATTAAACCAAGCTTTAAGTTAGCTGAGGGTCAGTCAAGTACAGAGTTGCAGTGTCACCCTAACAGCAAGGattccctttgctttcttgaTGGTCTGTGTGAAAATGATAGCTGCACCCATTTAAAATATAGGACAAGCACTGCTGAcacaaaacttcaaaataaagttCCTAAATCAGAACAATTAGTTACCTCAAAATATATTAATAGGATATCAGGAGAACAAgtgaatgaaaaaggcaatataAATAAGCTAGCTGGAAGGCAAAGGTTACAACACTTCGTTATAAAACATAACAGTGTGGAAAGACCAAGGACACCAATGAAAGGTTCAACAGAAGGATTTAAGCTTAAACCAAAGAACAGCACTTCTCGGGATCAGCCATCTCCGTCCACTTCAAATAAACGAACACCTCATCTTCAAATTTTagccaaaaagaaaactggTGTCTCCAGCTCTCCTTCTCTGAGTAGAAGttcagaaacaaaagacaacGCTGAAACTCTAGCTGAGAGCAATAGCACtgagaaagatgttttcaaagtggaaaacagcaaagtgaTTGTAGCTGTGCGTGTACGGCCTTTCAGTAACAG agagaaaaaagaaaatttactcCCTGTAATCTCCATGAGTGGTTCAGAGACAGCTGTACAAAATCCAGCCACAAACCAAGTTTACAGCTTCAGTTATGACTTCTCTTTCTGGTCTTTTGACAAGTGTCATCCTAATTTTGCAAGCCAAGCAATGATTTATAAAACTTTGGCAGTGCCGCTCCTAGAAAGAGCTTTTGAGGGATATAACACTTGTCTTTTTGCTTATGGGCAGACTGGTTCTGGAAAATCGTACAC GATGATGGGATTTGATGAAGACCGTGGAATAATTCCAAGACTTTGTGAAGATCTTTTCACTCAAATAGCACAAATGGACAAACAACAG atTTTGTATCATCTTGAAATGAGCTTTTTTGAAGTATACAATGAGAAAATTCATGATTTGCTTGTCTTTAAAGCTGAAAGTGGACAGAAGAAACAACCA CTTCGTGTAAGAGAACATCCAGTGTTAGGTCCATATGTGGAAGGCCTGACAGT GAATGTTGTCAGTTCTTACTCTGATATCCAG AGTTGGCTTGAACTAGGAAATAAGCAGAGAGCAACAGCTGCTACAGTAATGAATGACAAGAGCTCTAGATCTCATTCTGTCTTCACCCTTGTCATGACACAAACCAAG gtaaaacttgtggatgAAGAACAATGTGATCATAGGCTTACCAGTCACATAAATCTAATTGATCTAGCTGGCAGTGAATGCTGCTCAACAGCTCAGACCACTGGAGAAAGGCTGAAG GAGGGTGTGAGTATCAATAAATCACTGTTAACCCTTGGAAAGGTTATTTCTGCACTGTCTAAACAATctcaaaatggaaagaaaactttcattCCTTACCGGGAATCTGTCCTTACTTG GTTGTTAAAGGAAAGTCTTGGTGGAAATTCACAAACTGCTATGATTGCTACAGTAAGTCCAGCTGCCAGCAGTACTGAAGAAACACTCAGCACTCTTCGCTATGCAAAACAAGCTTGTTCAATTATCAACATTGCTAAAGTAAATGAAGATGTGAATGCCAAGCTAATCACAG AATTGAAAGCTGAAATTGAAAAACTGAAGGCAGCTCAGAAAAGCGCTCTGAACACTGAtcctgaaaaatacagatgttaTTTGCAGGAAATAACGTCTTTGAGGGTAAAATTGCACCAGCAGGAGAGGGacacagcagaaatgcaaag ggcctggaaagaaaaatttgaacaagcagaaaaaaggaaattagaagATATAAAAGAATTGCAG AAAGCAGGAATAGCATTCAAAATGGACAATCATTTACCAAACCTTGTCAATCTCAATGAAGATCCTCAGCTTTCTGAGGTCCTGTTGTATATGATCAAAGAAGGAGAAACTACAGTTGGAAGGTATACACCAAACTCGAAACATGATATCCAGCTTTCCGGAGTGCTAATTGCTGATGACCATTG tgttatAAAAAATACTGTTGGTGAAGTGAGTATTATTCCACTGAGAGAAGCAAAGACATACGTAAATGGGAAATGCATTTTAGACCCAACAGTTCTGCATCAT GGTGATCGAGTGATCCTTGGGGGAGACCATTATTTCAGGTTTAATCATCCAGTAGaagttcagaaaattaaaaggtcATCTTGTGGGACTATGTTTTTGCATGATAGTCCAAAAGATTTTGAATTTGCGAAGAATGAGCTTCTTATTGCACAGAGAACACA GCTTGAATCAGAAATTGAAGAGGCACGACTCAAAGCCAAGGAAGAAATGATGCAAAGTGTCCAAATTGCGAAAGAGATGGTTCAGCAAGAACTGACCTCACAAAAAGAAGcttatgaaagcaaaataaaatcactggAAGCAGAGGTG AGAGAAGAATCTCGTAAGAAGCAAATCCAAGAACTGAATAACCAAAAAGCTGCAACTAAAATACAGGAGCTAgagaaggcaaagcaaaaccTTGAGCTAGAACTACACTTCAGTAAGAAGCGTTTAGAAATGGAGACCTTAGCTACCAAGcag GCTCTAGAAGATCATACAATTCATCATGCAAAGATACTTGAAGCTCTGGaagctgagaagcagaagattGCCGAAGAAATACGCATGCTTCAGAAGAATCGTGGAAGTGGGAATAAAACTATGACta TTCCACTTAGCTGGAATTCTCTGAAGCTATCTGTGATGATCAAAGAGGCCAACACCATTAGTAATGAATTAGggaaaaacactgttttctgcaG GCACGACAAAATTGATGATAAAACAGGAACAGTGTCTTCTGTTCAGGTGCAGGTTCGTAACATCAAACTGGGAATAGCAACTTTCTGGAGCCTAGAGAAATTTGAATGCAAACTAGCAGCAATGAAAGAACTCTATGAG agtAATGATAGCAATAAAGCTGCTGATGTGTTTTATGACCCTGCTGATGAGTGGGAACCTGACCTTTCAGATGCTTCAGTTTCCTCCCTTTCCAGAAGAAG GAGTAGAAGTTTTATGAAAAGCAAGAGAATTTCTGGATGTTTATCTGAGATAAAATTGCAACCAATTCAGAATATGCAGACTTCCTGTATATCAG GTTCACAGAGTAAGTCCAGCATATGTCCAAGCTTTTCTGAACCATTTCTTCCTGGAATTTGCAAAGAATCTATAAGTTCAGCTTTAGGTTTACTGGAACAGAATCATGAAGGAGGAAAGAGCATAGCAGATAGTCTCCTAACtaatttgtttataattttctCTGGAGTGTCTGCCATTTCAAAAGCTTATGAACAGCAAGATGAAGAATGTCAAGAAAACT TTTTCTCTCTTGATCATGCTGCTCAGTCCTACAGCATCAGAATTATCTCTGCTTTTGACCGGCTTGTGGTTCTAACCAAGCTCTGGCTTAACAATGTCCAAAAGTGCCCTGGATCTATAAAAGTtgatgaagaaataaaacaggaagTAAAGAACTTGGGAGGTTATTTACAGTTACTTTTGCAG gGATGTTCTTCAGATATATCCTCAATGGTAACAGAAGCATGGAGCAAAGTAAACcaaacagtaaaacaaacaatGAAATACATAGGACACTTGGCAGTAGTCACAAGAGctgatatttcattttctgaagagaaCAACATTCCTGCAGCTAGTCTACag gaatttgcACTTGCCATTTATGATGGAGTAGGCTCAGGGCTGGAGTTTCTTGTTGATACTGTACAGGAAAAAGCAAGAGTGGTGCACAAAGAACTTGTGAAACAATATCCACAAAATGAG ATTCAAAATCGAATAAAGGACAACGTTGTGGCACTAGCCAGATTACTTGAAAATAACATCTCTTATTGCAGAAAG aaagaaatacaatctCATTTACTGGAACAAGAATCTCTATATcaggaaataaagcaaagcactAACATTGCTGCAAAATATTTGGAATTGGAGCAGTGCCTAGCTGAAGTCTGTCAAATTGTTTCTTCTATGTTACAAG GGTCATACAGAAACACAAGCCCTCTCAGGACCTTTGCAGAAAAGATTTGTGTCATAGCTGGATATTTTAACAactatttcagtttatttgccTTGTCTTCTATTTCTGCAAACAAACCTATCCAGAAAATACCCATGCCTTTTATGAACTTGGATGAATTGGACTCTCTGGTTGATTCCCTTATCATGAATTTTGAACTTGAACAAGGACAGCCATCACTGAAATCTCAAACTCTTTGTAATGAAGCTACTGAGACTCAAGGAGGACAGGTTGAAACGGGTGAAGTTGAATTTGCTTGGAAACAGAAGGGTattccaaaacaaacacacaaactcCAGTCTTCACCTCCATTTCCTGGAGAGCTTTCACCTGGTAGGATACAGTGGGTATAA